The genomic stretch GAACCAGAATTGGGTCTCCCCCCTGTTGCAATCAATAAACTAGCTTCTCTGGTAAGAAATGTATCCGACAAAACACAGGTGATTATCTCTACCCAGTCAACCAATCTGATCGACAATTTTGATCCAGAGGATATCATAGTCACTGACAGAAACAACTATGGATCCGTTTTCCGACGGCTTAATCCAGCCGATCTCGAATCCTGGCTACAGGACTATACCTTGGGAGACCTATGGGGCAAGAATATTTTTGGAGCCCAACCCTATAGCATCGGATGAGAAGGCTGGTATTTATAGTAGAAGGTGACAGTGAAGTAATCTTGGTAAATAGGGTGATTATCCCCTACCTATATGGGCTAGGATTTCGAAATCCAATGAATGCGCAAACCATAATCACCAATCGAAAACAGCATAAAAAAGGTGGGGTGACTGGCTACGGGCTATTTCGCAATGAACTGATAAGAACACTGGCTCAAGGTGCCATAGTCACCTCACTGATAGTTTTTTTTTTAGATTGCCAACCGATTTTCCTGGCTATACTTCCGATAACAGTAGAATTTCGGAACTTGAGGAAGCTATACATAGTGACTTCGATCATCATCCAGACCTAATCCCGTATATTCAAAAACACGAGTTTGAAGCATTGTTGTTCTCAAATTTTTCAGGATTTGAAATAGTTATCGATACGGAGAATCAGCTTAAGGAAATTCAATCCATCCTTGATGCATATCCCAACCCTGAGGATATCAATAATTCCCCCCAGACAGCTCCATCCAAAAGGCTCGAAAGTATATTCAATTATGACAAGACATTCCACAGTGAATTGATTCTAGATGAAGTGAATATGGAAGATATTACACAAAAATGCCCAAGGTTTCGGGAATGGATTGATAGCATTGTAGAAAGACTTAAGCTAGACTACTAATTGGATACATCTGGTTTTAAAGAAAATCCCCGCAGAAGTATGCACCAATAGTGATCATTACTATCTCTCAAACGCATTGACCAAACTAGTCCAGTAAAAGGAAAAGAGGCCTATAACAAAAAAGTGTAAAACTTGAGTTGGTGAAACTTCAGCTGGCTTAATAAAAGTCCATTTTTCGATCTAACGGCATGAGAATAGCTGGTATTTTCCATTTTGATGCCAAGAAAGCCACTAATTCTTTATACGTTAGTGGCATAAGCAAAGCCCTGCCCTATCGGTAATCATCGGCCGGAGCCTAAAGAATGCAGGGGACTGATGAGGCTGCACGCACAGCGATAGGCCGGGTAAATTCTTGGATCTCTCCGCCAGGAGGGATCTGCTTTATAGAAAAGAAGCCTATGTAAATTTCTTAAATTCTGCATCCAACAACTATTTTTTGGCCAGAACACAGATTCCCAGAAAGAAACACCGTCAATTACTGACAAATACCAAAATATACCCTGTATAGGGTATATTTTTTCTGGTTTGAAATGCCTAGGTTGGCATCTGAAGTAAAACAAGGAAGAATTATGAAAAACCTAAGCTGCATAAATTCCAAACAAGTAAAAAAGGAGACGTCTCTTGCAAAACGCCTCCCAATTGGCTCAAAGGTCTACTTAGGGAGATTCGAACCCCTCTTCCACCTTCGTTAGCGGTGCACTATCCAATTATGCGACCAAGCCCTTTAAAAAGCCAAAATTTTCAATCCTATTTAAAATGGATTTCTTAACGATAACAGCTACTATATTTCAATCTTCCTTCATTAGACAATTCAAATGTAGAAATATTTTTTGATTGTATAACAGCTACTATTAAAAATATTTTTTATATTTATCAAAAAATCCACTCATAATGCTATCAACTCTTGTAAAAATCGGTGAACAACTTCTGGATGGGAAGGGCATTTGGGCTCAATTGACTTCGGAACCCAAATACAGTGATGATAAAACCAATTGGGTTTGCCCTATACTTTTTGATTGTGAAAATGGCCGTATCAACATTTTGAAAGATCAGATTTCAAGATTTAAACCAGAAGACTCCAGTATCAAGTTTCGGTATCTCAATACTGAATTATGGGGAAGGCGAGGAAAAAAATGTGCATTAACAGTTGAGCCTAAAAATTTCGCCATGCTAGAAGAAACTCTATTTGGAAAGACATCTGGTGAAGCTGGGACTATGACCCGCACCATAGATGAATATCCACAATTAGTCTCTAAGTCGATTTATGCAGCTTTATTGGAAATTCAGAAAAAACTGAATAGCGAAAGAGCAAAACTTGATATGGCTGAATTCAAGAAGGAGTTGAGCTTTGGAAAAGATGATGAAGCGGTTCTTTTCTATTCTGTAATCAAGTCAGCTAAAATTAATAATGGGCAACAAATTAATCTAATTGAATTAGACGGATATGATGAGTTTGTTCTAGAAAAGTTTGGCACTCAAGGAAGTGGGCAAGAAGGAATTGATTATGTAACCGGAAACAACATCAGTGATGTTCAGGAAGCTAATTTTTCAGGCCGTTATAATATTCATAAGATTTTTCAAACAACAGCTTCTAATTATGCCTCAGGTTTTGCAGATTTTAGAAAAAACTTCCAGACAAACCAATCGACCATTGCAGCACTTGATAAGGCTTCTGAGTATGCGCTGAGCAAATTGCAAACCCGTATTGCTGGAATCACTCATATTGTTATCCCAAACTTTCTGCATAAAGATCTCGATGAATTGGATATAGAAGAAACCGAACTTTTTTTGGATAGGTCTTCAGAATTACTTTTTAAATACAGCAGTTTAGAAGCGGATGTTGAACGGGAGTTACCAGATACCGATCTATTTTGGCTGAATTACATTGCTTTTGAGTCTGATGGTAATTCATTCAAGGTGATGAATCATATAAAGGATGTAAATAGTAAGTATCTCAAGAAATTGACAGAAGTATTTGCTAGTACAGAAGGTAAATTCCGAAGTTACATTGGGGGGAAACTCCCCTTTAACTTCCAGTCTGTTTATTATATGATTCCCAGCAGAGACAGTAATAAATCCAAAAACAATCCTGCCTTACATCTCTTCAAAGATATTCTGGAGCAAAGGAAAATTGAATCTGCCTTTTTGTTCCGTCATTTCACCAATCTGGCACTTTGTCATTGGTACGGAAGATATGCTGCATTCCCAAACATTAGGAAAAATGACTCTTTTGATTTCGCTATCAAAGATGCTGTTTTCAAATACTCAGCCTTAATCTATGCATTAAAAAAACTAAATATAGTCACAATGGAAAACAAGGAATCAGAACCATTAGAAAATCAGGTTCAGGTAGTTAAGTCTGATTTTCAGCAGAGAATTGACAACTTTTTTGAAAAAATGGAATATGGTACAAATGAAAAAACCATGTTTTACCTAGGAAGAATCTTGTCTTCAATTGCCTACGCCCAATACAAGAAAGGCCATGAATCTAAGCCAGTTATGAATAAAATCAATTTCAATGGTATGGATGTTCAATCTATAATAAGACTTAGTTTGGACTTATCAGAAAAGGTACGACAGTATAACCTGCACCGTGAAACTGAAGGCAATTTTGCAAGATTCCGAGAGAACTTCAATGAAAAACAATGGAATATGAGCAGTGAACAAAATGTATTTTACCTAATGGCTGGATACTCTTTTGGCTTAACAAAATCCGACAACAACTAAACTATTTGAACCATGTCTGTAATTCAAAACAATTCCGACTTCCTATTTCTTTACGAAGCAATCAACTGCAATCCCAATGGTGATCCTGACCAGGAAAATAAGCCCAGGATGGATTATGATACTCAAACGAACCTTGTAACCGATACACGCTTGAAGCGCTATATCCGTGATTATTTTATGCAAGAAGGCTTCGATGTATTTGTGGCAATGGAAGAAGGAAGCAAAGTTAATCCGGATACCAAGTTTGTAGCTGTTGTCGAAAAATTATTGGCAGAGCCATCTAAAGCTGCGCAATTCTTTGAAGGGAATGAGGATATGGCCAAGGCTTTTATGGAAATAATCAAAGAAAAGAAAGACAGTGAAGGAGTTTTTAAAGCTTTACAAAATAAGAAAAACAAAAAGCTCAATTATTTTATTCTGGAGAAACTAGTCCGTGACACCTTTTTGGATATTCGCCTTTTTGGGAGTGCTTTCGCAGTAAAGGAATTTACTAGAGCTTACACCGGGCCAGTTCAAATCAACTGGGGCTATTCTTTAAACAAGGTTTACCAAATTGATTCCAATTCTATTGTAACCATTATGAATGATGACAGTAGCACTTTTGGTAAGGATTACCGGGTGCATTATAGTTTACTTTCCTTTCATGGTGTGGTGAATAAACATTCTGCTAAAACCACTGGACTTTCCAGTAATGACATGGAAAAATTTCGTGATGGTATATGGAATGCT from Algoriphagus sp. NG3 encodes the following:
- a CDS encoding DUF4276 family protein; its protein translation is MPTDFPGYTSDNSRISELEEAIHSDFDHHPDLIPYIQKHEFEALLFSNFSGFEIVIDTENQLKEIQSILDAYPNPEDINNSPQTAPSKRLESIFNYDKTFHSELILDEVNMEDITQKCPRFREWIDSIVERLKLDY
- a CDS encoding TM1802 family CRISPR-associated protein; translated protein: MLSTLVKIGEQLLDGKGIWAQLTSEPKYSDDKTNWVCPILFDCENGRINILKDQISRFKPEDSSIKFRYLNTELWGRRGKKCALTVEPKNFAMLEETLFGKTSGEAGTMTRTIDEYPQLVSKSIYAALLEIQKKLNSERAKLDMAEFKKELSFGKDDEAVLFYSVIKSAKINNGQQINLIELDGYDEFVLEKFGTQGSGQEGIDYVTGNNISDVQEANFSGRYNIHKIFQTTASNYASGFADFRKNFQTNQSTIAALDKASEYALSKLQTRIAGITHIVIPNFLHKDLDELDIEETELFLDRSSELLFKYSSLEADVERELPDTDLFWLNYIAFESDGNSFKVMNHIKDVNSKYLKKLTEVFASTEGKFRSYIGGKLPFNFQSVYYMIPSRDSNKSKNNPALHLFKDILEQRKIESAFLFRHFTNLALCHWYGRYAAFPNIRKNDSFDFAIKDAVFKYSALIYALKKLNIVTMENKESEPLENQVQVVKSDFQQRIDNFFEKMEYGTNEKTMFYLGRILSSIAYAQYKKGHESKPVMNKINFNGMDVQSIIRLSLDLSEKVRQYNLHRETEGNFARFRENFNEKQWNMSSEQNVFYLMAGYSFGLTKSDNN
- the cas7b gene encoding type I-B CRISPR-associated protein Cas7/Csh2, whose amino-acid sequence is MSVIQNNSDFLFLYEAINCNPNGDPDQENKPRMDYDTQTNLVTDTRLKRYIRDYFMQEGFDVFVAMEEGSKVNPDTKFVAVVEKLLAEPSKAAQFFEGNEDMAKAFMEIIKEKKDSEGVFKALQNKKNKKLNYFILEKLVRDTFLDIRLFGSAFAVKEFTRAYTGPVQINWGYSLNKVYQIDSNSIVTIMNDDSSTFGKDYRVHYSLLSFHGVVNKHSAKTTGLSSNDMEKFRDGIWNAIPSLPTRSKLNQYPKLYLEIIYNDGYHNGHFGDLRNYVKCEPNTETGDFKKVRNYNNLDMDFSALEKLIADNKGSVIKDVIIKTAEGISFNS